In Paenarthrobacter sp. GOM3, a single window of DNA contains:
- a CDS encoding 3-oxoacyl-ACP synthase III — MAGNATFRHSNTALLSVSSVEAPRIVSSSDFDRKLATTLKRLKFPPRLLERVAGVTHRRWWAAGTSFDDAAVEAGAKALADAGVEASEVGLLINTSVTRRNLEPSVAVKIHHELGLPSSAMNFDLANACLGFVNGLILAANMIDSGQIKYAVIVNGEDSQLTQEATLARLQRPETTREDFNREFATLTLGSGAAAAVLGPADEHSGAHRLVGGVMRAGTEHHELCVGGIDGMTTDTKGLLDGGLQLVVDAWHEAQPEWNWTAMDRYVTHQVSNAYTQAIINAVGLDPDKVPITFPHWGNVGPASLPMTLAAEAQSLSAGDRVLCMGVGSGLNAGMVEIVW, encoded by the coding sequence TTGGCAGGGAACGCAACCTTCAGGCACAGCAACACCGCTCTGCTGTCGGTTAGTAGCGTCGAGGCTCCACGGATCGTCAGCTCCTCGGACTTCGACCGGAAGTTGGCTACCACCCTGAAGCGGTTAAAGTTCCCGCCCCGGCTCCTGGAACGCGTTGCGGGCGTCACGCACCGACGCTGGTGGGCGGCTGGAACATCGTTTGACGATGCCGCCGTCGAGGCAGGGGCGAAGGCGTTGGCCGATGCCGGAGTCGAAGCGTCCGAGGTCGGCTTGCTGATCAACACCTCCGTTACCCGCCGCAACCTCGAACCGTCCGTTGCAGTGAAGATCCATCACGAACTGGGCCTGCCATCCTCGGCCATGAATTTCGACCTCGCCAACGCCTGCCTGGGGTTCGTCAACGGGCTGATCCTGGCCGCCAACATGATCGACTCCGGGCAGATCAAGTACGCGGTCATCGTCAACGGTGAGGACTCACAGCTGACGCAGGAGGCGACCCTTGCCAGGCTGCAGCGGCCTGAAACGACCCGGGAAGATTTCAACCGGGAATTCGCCACGTTAACCCTCGGGTCAGGAGCCGCGGCGGCAGTCCTGGGACCCGCCGACGAGCACAGCGGGGCGCACCGGCTGGTGGGCGGCGTGATGCGGGCCGGCACCGAACACCACGAATTGTGCGTGGGCGGCATTGACGGCATGACCACCGATACGAAGGGCCTGCTCGACGGCGGCCTGCAACTCGTCGTCGACGCCTGGCACGAAGCCCAGCCCGAATGGAACTGGACGGCCATGGACCGCTACGTGACCCACCAGGTCAGCAATGCCTACACCCAGGCCATCATCAACGCCGTGGGACTGGACCCTGACAAAGTTCCCATCACCTTCCCGCACTGGGGAAACGTGGGGCCGGCTTCACTCCCCATGACCCTCGCCGCCGAGGCACAGTCCCTGAGCGCCGGAGACCGGGTCCTCTGCATGGGTGTCGGATCAGGACTGAACGCCGGCATGGTCGAAATCGTATGGTGA
- a CDS encoding DUF2945 domain-containing protein — protein MTLSKGTRVEWNTSQGKTQGKIVEKKTSDFELDGNTHRASKDEPQYVVESEKTGARAAHKGAALTEKK, from the coding sequence ATGACATTGAGCAAAGGGACCCGCGTGGAGTGGAACACCTCCCAGGGGAAGACCCAAGGCAAAATCGTGGAGAAGAAGACCAGCGACTTTGAGCTGGACGGGAACACGCACCGCGCCAGCAAAGATGAGCCGCAATACGTCGTCGAATCGGAGAAGACCGGCGCGCGGGCAGCGCACAAGGGCGCAGCGTTGACCGAGAAGAAGTAG
- a CDS encoding NAD(P)/FAD-dependent oxidoreductase has protein sequence MPRHEVVIIGGGNAGVSLAARLMRYGVKDVALIEPRDHHLYQPLFSHIAGGRAQVKEAVRSQQSVMPKGVTWVRDKATDVDAGANTVMLESGSSVDYGHLVVCPGVQYHWEGVPGLAEAVNSPYGSSHYEFELAPKTWSLLSALRSGTAIFTMPAGPVKCAGASQKPMYLACDYWKEKGVLDKIRVVMVQPYPTVFGVPEVDQELERKIAEYGIELRTNSELVSVDPAGRTASIRDNAAGTIQELQYEVLNAVPPQSAPDWLTFTDLPAAGDQGGFVEVDTETLRHPRYANVWSLGDAAGTSNSKAGGALRKQTKVLARNLVAAREGKPVTQKYNGYSVCPFTVSRNTVVFAEFDNRYRPMPTIPKVPTWKESRLSWWVDRIMFPQVYWRLILRGRA, from the coding sequence GTGCCCCGGCACGAGGTAGTGATCATCGGTGGTGGCAACGCCGGCGTCTCCCTTGCAGCACGCCTGATGAGGTACGGGGTCAAGGACGTTGCCCTTATCGAGCCCCGCGACCATCACCTGTACCAACCGTTGTTTTCCCATATCGCCGGCGGACGCGCCCAGGTGAAGGAAGCTGTCCGCAGCCAGCAGTCCGTGATGCCCAAGGGAGTCACCTGGGTCAGGGACAAGGCAACGGACGTTGATGCGGGAGCCAACACCGTCATGCTGGAGTCCGGCTCGTCAGTGGACTACGGGCACCTGGTGGTGTGCCCAGGTGTGCAGTACCACTGGGAAGGAGTGCCCGGCCTGGCAGAGGCCGTAAATTCACCCTACGGATCGTCCCACTACGAATTCGAGCTTGCCCCCAAGACGTGGAGCTTGCTCAGCGCCCTGCGTTCGGGCACGGCGATCTTCACCATGCCTGCCGGTCCCGTCAAATGCGCAGGCGCCAGCCAGAAACCGATGTACCTGGCCTGCGACTACTGGAAGGAAAAGGGAGTCCTCGACAAAATCCGCGTCGTGATGGTCCAGCCATATCCCACGGTGTTCGGTGTCCCGGAGGTCGACCAGGAGCTGGAACGCAAGATCGCCGAGTACGGCATTGAGCTCCGGACCAACAGCGAACTGGTCTCGGTGGACCCGGCCGGCCGGACAGCCAGTATCCGTGACAACGCGGCAGGGACCATCCAAGAGCTGCAGTACGAGGTCCTTAACGCTGTACCACCCCAGTCCGCGCCCGATTGGCTCACATTCACCGACCTCCCGGCCGCGGGGGACCAGGGCGGTTTCGTCGAGGTGGACACCGAAACCCTGCGCCACCCCCGGTACGCCAACGTCTGGTCCCTGGGCGATGCCGCCGGTACCTCCAACTCCAAGGCCGGCGGGGCGCTCCGGAAGCAGACCAAGGTTCTCGCCAGGAACCTCGTGGCGGCCCGGGAAGGAAAACCCGTCACGCAGAAGTACAACGGCTACTCAGTGTGCCCGTTTACGGTTTCCCGCAACACAGTGGTCTTCGCCGAATTCGACAACCGCTACCGGCCCATGCCAACCATCCCCAAAGTGCCCACATGGAAGGAGAGCCGGCTTTCCTGGTGGGTGGACAGGATCATGTTCCCGCAGGTTTATTGGCGGCTGATCCTTCGGGGTCGCGCCTGA
- a CDS encoding phage tail protein codes for MPHIVDFDKVSTAGLESSPVAEALAGLRANEARYFRNKYQHVFTVSPASEVPDVVERVSRILREERGIVIGSPALEATAFEVDGLSMAYVFYQSGLSINVMYGIEGGKRAVGFKLSDGMEVPEELAANFKFARQKSKLAGVIRGSYFVIKGEY; via the coding sequence ATGCCGCACATCGTTGATTTTGACAAGGTTTCCACCGCCGGGCTGGAGTCCTCTCCAGTGGCCGAAGCCCTTGCCGGCTTACGCGCCAACGAGGCCCGGTATTTCCGGAACAAGTACCAGCACGTCTTCACTGTGAGTCCGGCCAGCGAGGTCCCCGACGTCGTTGAACGGGTGAGCCGCATCCTCCGGGAAGAACGCGGCATCGTTATCGGATCGCCGGCCCTGGAAGCTACCGCCTTCGAAGTCGACGGGCTGAGCATGGCCTACGTTTTCTACCAATCGGGGCTGTCCATCAACGTGATGTACGGCATCGAGGGCGGCAAAAGGGCTGTTGGCTTCAAACTCTCGGACGGCATGGAGGTTCCAGAGGAACTGGCCGCCAATTTCAAGTTCGCCAGGCAGAAGTCCAAGCTGGCTGGGGTCATCCGCGGGTCGTACTTCGTCATCAAAGGCGAGTACTAA
- a CDS encoding cation:proton antiporter, whose product MTSTPPMQDLSVSLVLIAMLGVVAPLAARLLDRVAKVPIVVFEIGLGILLGPSLLGWIESTRFTDTLADFGVAMLFFVAGNETDFSTIRGRPANRAAAGWIISLAAGIGAGFLLAPGPEAAVIIGIALSSTALGAILPILRDAGTSTSPLGIAVTALGAAGEFGPLIAISLFFSGRQVGVASVVLVGFVVLTGVAVFFASRARHTLFHTQVTRTLHTSSQFAVRSIMLILSALVVLSMVLGLDMLLGAFAAGVLWKTVMARAPEEDRKVVETKIDAVAFGFLVPIFFIDAGIDFDLAALTSSPATLALVPLFVALLLIIRGLPSLLASPPGAPPNEKRALILFGATGLPIIVAVTAIGRDQGLITSGIASALVGAGMISLLLFPLMALRQIRPGLRTDARPG is encoded by the coding sequence GTGACTTCGACGCCGCCCATGCAGGATCTGTCCGTGTCCTTGGTCCTGATAGCCATGCTCGGCGTTGTGGCGCCACTTGCAGCCCGATTGCTGGACCGCGTGGCCAAGGTTCCGATCGTGGTTTTCGAGATTGGCTTGGGAATTTTGTTGGGCCCAAGCCTGCTGGGGTGGATCGAGTCGACCCGCTTCACCGACACGTTGGCCGACTTCGGCGTTGCCATGCTGTTCTTCGTCGCCGGCAATGAGACCGACTTTTCGACCATCAGGGGAAGGCCTGCAAACCGGGCAGCAGCGGGTTGGATCATCTCGCTCGCAGCAGGTATCGGCGCCGGCTTCCTGCTGGCTCCGGGCCCGGAAGCGGCCGTGATCATTGGCATCGCCTTGTCTTCCACGGCATTGGGTGCCATTCTGCCGATCCTTCGTGATGCCGGGACCTCGACGTCGCCCCTTGGAATCGCCGTGACAGCCCTCGGGGCAGCCGGCGAGTTCGGGCCCCTGATCGCCATTTCGCTGTTCTTCAGCGGGCGCCAGGTGGGCGTCGCGTCGGTGGTGCTGGTGGGCTTTGTTGTCCTCACGGGTGTGGCGGTCTTCTTCGCTTCCCGGGCACGGCACACCCTATTCCACACCCAAGTGACCCGGACGCTTCACACGAGCAGCCAGTTCGCGGTCCGGTCCATCATGTTGATCCTGAGCGCGCTGGTAGTGCTGAGCATGGTGTTGGGCCTGGATATGCTGCTCGGCGCTTTCGCCGCCGGCGTCCTCTGGAAAACCGTCATGGCCCGGGCTCCGGAGGAGGACCGCAAAGTGGTTGAAACGAAGATCGACGCCGTTGCGTTCGGTTTCCTGGTCCCCATCTTCTTCATCGACGCCGGTATCGACTTCGACCTCGCGGCGTTGACCTCCAGCCCCGCTACCCTGGCCCTCGTCCCCTTGTTCGTGGCCCTCTTGCTCATCATCCGCGGGCTGCCATCACTGCTCGCCTCTCCGCCAGGCGCCCCGCCCAACGAGAAACGGGCCTTGATCCTGTTTGGGGCAACTGGGCTGCCCATCATCGTCGCCGTGACCGCCATCGGCCGGGACCAAGGGCTTATAACCAGCGGAATCGCCTCGGCACTGGTGGGGGCCGGAATGATCTCACTGCTGCTCTTCCCGCTCATGGCACTCCGCCAGATCCGGCCTGGGCTCAGGACGGATGCGCGGCCGGGTTAG
- the ligD gene encoding non-homologous end-joining DNA ligase, with amino-acid sequence MSPSKTPAEILDVDGAEVRISNPDKVVFPEPGLTKLDLVHYYLAVADGALRGAGGRPMVLKRFPKGINAEPFFQKRVPENHPAFIDTATLHYSSGTSAEEAVIRDAAGLAWVVNLGCLDLNPHPVRAEDLDHPDELRVDLDPMPGVDWSQIVDTAYVAREVLADVGLVGWPKTSGSRGLHILVRIAPQWSFRDVRLAAETLAREVENRAPGLATARWWKEERGESVFVDFNQNAKDRTVASAYSIRSLPDARVSTPLSWEEVRTARPEQFTVLTVPARFSESGDPHAGIDDAAGSLDGLLALAAELGPAGKAPRAGDGSGRRMSTMPLIEVARTKTKPEALAALEQWKSGHSDLTSALHPADVLIDGMRGSSSLWYRVRINLQHIPEAQRPAQETLIADYDPWAGKDWPGRP; translated from the coding sequence ATGAGTCCCTCCAAGACACCCGCGGAGATCCTGGACGTTGATGGTGCCGAAGTCCGCATCTCCAATCCGGATAAGGTGGTCTTCCCCGAGCCCGGGCTGACCAAGCTGGACTTGGTCCACTACTACCTGGCGGTCGCTGATGGTGCCTTGCGGGGTGCCGGCGGCCGCCCCATGGTCCTCAAACGCTTCCCGAAGGGCATCAACGCGGAGCCGTTCTTTCAAAAACGCGTGCCTGAGAACCATCCGGCGTTCATCGACACTGCCACCCTGCATTACTCATCCGGCACTTCCGCGGAAGAAGCGGTCATCAGGGACGCCGCGGGCCTGGCCTGGGTGGTCAACCTGGGATGCCTGGACCTGAATCCGCATCCGGTACGCGCCGAGGACCTTGACCATCCGGATGAACTCCGGGTGGATCTCGACCCGATGCCCGGGGTGGACTGGTCGCAGATCGTGGACACCGCCTATGTCGCGCGGGAGGTACTGGCCGACGTCGGGCTGGTGGGCTGGCCAAAGACGAGCGGCTCGCGCGGGCTCCACATCCTGGTCCGCATTGCACCCCAGTGGTCCTTCCGCGATGTTCGGCTCGCCGCTGAAACGTTGGCGCGTGAAGTGGAGAACCGCGCCCCGGGCCTGGCCACGGCACGGTGGTGGAAGGAAGAGCGTGGCGAAAGCGTCTTCGTCGACTTCAACCAAAATGCGAAGGACCGCACTGTCGCATCGGCCTATTCGATCCGTTCCCTTCCGGATGCCCGGGTCTCGACCCCGCTGAGCTGGGAGGAAGTCCGGACCGCCCGGCCAGAACAGTTCACCGTGCTCACGGTCCCCGCCCGCTTCTCCGAATCCGGCGACCCCCACGCGGGCATTGATGACGCCGCGGGCTCGCTGGACGGCCTGCTCGCCCTGGCCGCGGAGCTCGGTCCGGCAGGGAAGGCGCCGCGTGCCGGCGACGGATCGGGCCGGAGGATGTCCACGATGCCGCTCATCGAGGTGGCCAGGACCAAAACGAAGCCGGAAGCCCTCGCAGCACTCGAGCAATGGAAGTCAGGCCATTCGGACCTCACTTCCGCACTCCACCCCGCAGATGTGCTTATTGACGGGATGCGCGGTTCAAGCTCACTTTGGTATCGGGTGCGCATCAACCTCCAACACATCCCTGAGGCGCAACGGCCTGCGCAGGAAACGCTGATTGCCGACTACGATCCCTGGGCCGGCAAGGATTGGCCGGGCCGGCCGTGA
- a CDS encoding DUF3846 domain-containing protein, with product MRKFLVALIVPARLHEPVRIEEIGLCLASRQALVEGNVEAISGRGWHAFLNDQAKSIPLPLNPRAEVLIREAGTPIEAPVSGNAVFLGHGSDGDETDVPAQLLSLAERLFATRLAA from the coding sequence ATGCGGAAATTCCTTGTTGCACTTATTGTTCCTGCCCGGCTCCACGAGCCCGTCAGGATTGAGGAAATTGGATTGTGCCTTGCCAGTCGGCAGGCATTAGTGGAAGGGAATGTGGAAGCCATATCAGGACGAGGTTGGCACGCATTCCTGAATGACCAGGCCAAGTCCATTCCCTTGCCACTGAACCCCCGGGCTGAAGTCCTGATCCGCGAAGCCGGCACCCCTATCGAAGCTCCGGTGAGCGGTAACGCCGTCTTCCTCGGCCACGGGAGCGACGGCGATGAAACGGACGTCCCAGCGCAGTTGCTGTCGCTGGCAGAACGCCTGTTCGCCACCCGGCTGGCGGCCTGA
- a CDS encoding pyruvate dehydrogenase: protein MAKELATQLIEQLQAAGVQRIYGIVGDSLNPVVDAVRQTGGSSKGGIDWIHVRHEEAAAFAAAAEAQLTGKLAVCAGSCGPGNLHLINGLYDANRTGAPVLAIASHIPSKQIGSGFFQETHPDRLFNECSVYSEMISTAEQAPRVMHSAIQSALGLGGVAVVTLPGDIAGLEAVAPTPLPATFRPASLVPDPTSVQELAGAINDAGKVAIFAGAGVEGAHSELISLAELINAPIGHSLRGKDFVQYDNPFDIGMTGLLGYGAAAEGIEDADLLILLGTDFPYDQFLPDTRTAQVDRAAQRLGRRTDVDIAVHGDVLPTLRALLPLVQPKKNRRFLDQMLKKHDRLMNKAVGAYTRKVEKKQPIHPEYAASLLDQVASEDAIFTADTGMCNVWTARYINPLGTRRLIGSFLHGSMANALPHAIGAQLAYPGRQVVSVSGDGGLSMLLGELVTVAAHQLPVNVVVFNNSTLGMVKLEMLVDGLPDFGVDVPDANYAAVAKALGFHAVRVTDPADIEAAYREAFAHPGPSLVELITDPNALSIPPKISGSQVIGFATAMSKVVLNRGAGEAVSMARSNLRNIPRR, encoded by the coding sequence ATGGCGAAGGAACTTGCCACCCAACTCATTGAACAACTCCAGGCTGCCGGGGTGCAGCGGATCTACGGGATAGTGGGGGACAGCCTCAACCCGGTGGTGGATGCGGTCCGCCAGACGGGCGGCTCAAGCAAGGGCGGTATTGACTGGATCCATGTTCGCCACGAGGAAGCTGCCGCCTTTGCTGCGGCTGCGGAGGCCCAACTGACCGGCAAACTGGCCGTCTGCGCCGGTTCCTGCGGGCCGGGAAACCTGCATTTGATCAACGGCCTTTACGACGCCAACCGGACCGGTGCACCCGTTCTGGCTATTGCCTCCCACATCCCCAGCAAGCAGATCGGCAGTGGCTTCTTCCAGGAGACCCACCCGGACCGGCTCTTCAACGAGTGCTCCGTGTACTCCGAAATGATCAGCACCGCCGAACAGGCGCCGCGGGTCATGCACAGCGCCATCCAGAGCGCACTTGGCCTGGGCGGAGTCGCCGTGGTTACCCTGCCGGGGGATATCGCGGGACTCGAAGCCGTCGCGCCCACGCCCCTGCCGGCGACCTTCCGGCCCGCCAGCTTGGTGCCGGATCCAACCAGCGTCCAGGAACTGGCTGGAGCCATCAACGACGCCGGAAAGGTCGCCATTTTCGCTGGCGCGGGCGTCGAAGGCGCGCACAGTGAGCTGATCTCCTTGGCTGAACTGATCAACGCCCCGATTGGCCATTCCTTGCGGGGCAAAGACTTCGTCCAGTACGACAACCCGTTCGACATCGGCATGACCGGATTGCTCGGTTACGGTGCCGCCGCCGAGGGTATCGAAGACGCCGACCTGCTCATCCTGCTGGGTACCGACTTTCCCTATGACCAGTTCCTCCCGGACACCCGGACAGCGCAGGTGGATCGCGCCGCGCAGCGGCTGGGGCGTCGGACCGACGTCGACATCGCAGTCCATGGCGACGTGCTCCCCACCCTGAGAGCCCTCCTGCCGCTGGTACAGCCGAAGAAGAACCGGCGCTTCCTGGACCAGATGCTCAAGAAGCACGATCGGCTCATGAATAAGGCGGTGGGTGCCTATACGCGCAAGGTCGAGAAGAAACAGCCCATCCACCCTGAATATGCGGCATCCCTGCTCGACCAGGTAGCTTCAGAAGACGCCATCTTCACCGCCGACACTGGAATGTGCAACGTCTGGACTGCCCGCTACATCAACCCGTTGGGTACCCGTCGGTTGATTGGGTCCTTCCTGCACGGGTCCATGGCGAACGCGCTTCCGCATGCCATCGGTGCGCAGCTGGCTTATCCGGGGCGGCAGGTGGTTTCCGTGTCCGGCGATGGCGGTTTGTCCATGCTGCTGGGCGAGCTCGTCACCGTGGCAGCGCACCAGTTGCCAGTCAATGTGGTGGTGTTCAACAACTCCACCCTGGGCATGGTCAAGCTCGAAATGCTGGTGGACGGACTACCCGACTTCGGCGTGGACGTCCCCGACGCCAACTATGCGGCCGTGGCGAAGGCCCTGGGCTTCCATGCCGTGCGCGTCACCGACCCTGCTGACATTGAGGCCGCTTACCGGGAGGCGTTCGCGCATCCCGGCCCTTCCTTGGTGGAACTCATCACGGACCCCAACGCACTGTCCATCCCGCCGAAGATTTCGGGTTCGCAGGTCATCGGCTTCGCCACCGCAATGTCCAAAGTGGTGCTGAACCGCGGTGCCGGTGAGGCTGTCAGCATGGCCCGCAGCAACCTGCGGAACATCCCGCGACGGTGA